Within the Salvia hispanica cultivar TCC Black 2014 chromosome 4, UniMelb_Shisp_WGS_1.0, whole genome shotgun sequence genome, the region ACATGCCTGCATAAATTTGTGGACGAAATCAAATGCTTATAGCGTATTATAATCGTAGAGTTAGATGTATGTATAGGCAAGTTTTGACACATGACTACATAAATTTGTGGTGGACAACAAATGCTTGTAGCATACATATAGTAACTAGCAGATGGGGGcctagtttaatttgtttagaaattaaatCTCTGAGATCTAATATTACGTGGTAATTAAATGATgtgctttttattttgtagcaCTCCACTAAGTAGATGTGGTAAATGAACAAACCAAtccattttatataataatataattataatagtaggAGTTTCAAAGTATACATGATACATCGaatgtcatttttaattgcataactatatactaatactaatactacaATAGTACAAtgacatttcattttgataaTTGTCGTTTTCACTATATTTCATCCTCGAAGCCCTAAAGGTGtgctatttaattttttacgaATAATACGTAGGAcattatataattgaattttttttatcctaatTCAACGGGATAGAAAAATTGATACTAGTAGATTTTATAATAGGCATTGGGATATCTCAAAATTTCGACCAATTTTAGTAAACAATGAATTAAtctgtataattttttttatagcatCTAGATTCATCCGAAAAAGTAAATGCCCCCTACCAGTGTTATAAATTAGACAAAATATATCTAAAGGTTTAAAATGCATGAATCACGTTTTTAATcttcatttccttttattcAAGGTTTATGCTATATACTAGAACGTGCTTTTATTTACAGTCGTAATTTTGTCAAGAGCTACTTGAATGAAAGTGGACAAATCATATGTGATACCATTTGAAATCCGAACTTTGtctaacataaaaaattactctttGCACCACCACACATTAAGAAagtctttttcatttcaagtTGTCGCCTTTTGAGTGTGCAATTCAAAAACTCGTACATCGTTATTTTACGTGATTTTCAGTGCGAGAGTTTCTTGCAActttagtttgtttttaatgttttagAGGAACCATCAAGAGTGACGTTCATagactttaattttatttttatcgatagataagaaaaatagatatttttaaaggcTATGTCACAACGAACTTGAACCCGAGATCTTTGGCACTAGAAATTAACTCGGATTGGCAAATCTTATGAGTTCAGTTATTATTGGATGCCAACATGATATCGACCTAACACAATAAAGCTTAACTCAAATCCAACTTGAAATCCTAGGATTCTTATTGGGCCGACCTCAATAAGGCTTGACCCAAAGCCATTAACATGGCGTGTGTTCGTGTcaaatttttgtattatatCACAAAATTTCTAGCCCTACCATAACGATACGATACATTCAAGTTGACACAACACGTAACAACTAGAACTTGatattaaacaattaaaacttGATATTacaagataaaatatcaagataAAATCTGATActattacacaattaaaacataatataacacaaataaaactttatcatgatttaaatctaaaacgatatatgtaattaaaataataatagtgttatttttttatgggtTATCGAGCCTAACCTGAATCAACCCAAAATCATCAGATTCTTATTTGGTCAAACCGATAAGGACCCAAATCTATTAATTAACTTTATGTGTTCGTGCCATGTCAAAATTGTCAGCCCATTGGAGCAACATACATCACACAATGTtcacaatatttcaattttatgctAGAGGGATCACATGGTGAGTGGGTTGTTGTTCGCACTTAGATAGCAAGTCATAGTCTTGTTGTCGATCGATCGTTCACCACGAGTGAAATTTTGGAGAAGTTCGAGTGCTTAATTGGGTGAAGTCTTTTTCTATAAGTTGTCTTGTACTTTAACTTAAAATAGTGATCGTTTTTTATGTGCACAACGTGGTAATATATAGCTACTACTCCTTACTCTATATcttaaattgactaatattttgaatatgaccactattttttttaagaatattaactctttttaaaataaaaatatctacaaTTAACTAATAAGACAAAATGTATAGTATAGAAAtctctaaatatatttttcggAATGTGATTAGTTGATATAGTAGGTGGAAATTTGTTTGGACGATTAAATAGTATAGTTACTAAATCTCATGGCccattgtttaaattttatgaagagtatgatttgaaaattggtgctcacaaaatatatttccaatttcaaatttgtttcATTCAAATCGTGGGATTCTCCCCTTCGTGGATGTCAAATGAATTATGGTGAATAATTTGTCCGTTTTCTTAATTTACAACGATGATACGATAGTGTAATTACATTTTACATTGTTGACAAAAAAGAAACTTCCacataccaaaataaatactaacaTTAATCACAGATCTGGCCTCTCATGGTTTGGTTTACTTTATGTTATTTTTCCGATAGCATTAATCATAATGAGTACTATATTCGTGTACTATTACTTCATATAAGTGTCTTTATCACCGAAAGAAAACTGAGTTACCGGGCACCGGCAACCATTACGCGACTAATCTAGCGCATACAACACTTTACCGACACGTCACACGATCTTGGTAGTTCATCCGTAGCATGATGACGTGGCAATAAATATCATATCGTGTCTTGACTAATATGGGCCCCATTTCTCTCACCACGTCAGATATGCATCCCAGGCGAGCAAAACAATGAAAAcactttattcttttactGTTgaggtatatttatatttgactCCTTGTTATTAGGTTTATGTCACGTAATATTCGAAAATATGCGATACAAAATATACACTATTTATTATAGCATTTAACATGAACCTCTGTACTATTAACTTATGTACTATTACTTCATATAATATTTTCGCATagcattaatatttttttatgaatgtatgaaattttatattttgttttttactatatttaccgagattataattattttttattcaaaatctttattaattaactgatttttattgacatttgaacatattactagtacaaaataaatttagaaaaaaagtcTATGCGCGTGTTCAGCGGAGGATCTAGGGGGTGGGAGGTCTGTGCGACTAATTTTCCCTTATCCGGACGTGAAATTGCCATGCCTGTCCTATCCGTTtgcctaaaaaaaaaagacacaTCCGTCTTAAACCaaattagtaatataaattccgcttattctatttttgaatCTTGGATCCACAACTGCTCGTATTTCGTTCTTAATTGTTTAAACTACTAGAAAACAGTTGGCAGGAATCAATGTTAAACTAGGACCAAATCATTAAAAAACacatattctaaaattttgcTCCAGATAATGAAAGGGAatcattttagtaataataGCCAATAAAATCGAATAAATGTACATCCTATTTTTCCATGATGTTTTGAGTCTTGAGATCCTATCTTCTAAGATGGTGTTAGGATACCAAGatataatttaggattgaactgtgagattattttagtcatagcaGGGGGTTAGATATTactaattatctcatgattatccatataggattaagttatgagattgaatttcatgaaccaaacacactagaaatttaatctcggatacaatcttgcaaactgaACACCTCCAAGCAATATGATTGTGTACGGTCATAACATTTTCACCTGTTACACAATAACTatcttataaataaaagtcaatttgagattttaaaatatctcaattatataaaatatttgatcttaattaattatcacataatatGAGAGttggataaatatataatcttttTGAATaagaattataaattaaaattaattttcataggatgattatctttatttaaaataacattaaagtACAAgatataattagaaaaaaaaatataagggcatagaaatattaagaattgATAAGTGGAGCCACGACGTCGTTTGATTGCTAAGTTTCCagttattatttaattacttttatgcCCTTTTCCCAGGAAAAGTGGAGTATTTGTAGTTGCAGGCTGGCATTACAGAAATCAAATTACAGAAAGAAAGGGGAAGAGGGAGAGAGACAGGGGTTTATACAAGTTTGGTCGTCTGTAGCTGCACTCTCTCTAACCTCCTCAGAGGAAAGATTGTGGCTGATGTTATCATTCTCCGACTCCCTATACATACACAGACACAAATAATCTTGTACACTACATACTATTTACAGAGCAAGATTTATTTAGAAGATCAAACGCCAACAAAATTCGATAATGGATGCTTTGTGGTTCAAGGCGGGGATCCACGCCATGGCGGCGCCTCCGATCGCAGCGGCTGATCTCCGCCTTAGCGATAGGCCGTCGATCTCCGCGGTGCAGCCGAAGAATTCGCCCTGGGGTTTCACTTTCCGGCACCCCCTCAGATCTCTATGGCCCGGCGGAAAAAACCGGCGCGAACCGGCAATCGCGGTCGACGACGCCGTTTTGGTGGACGAGAGGGATGGCGTCGGAGAAATCGAAGAGGAGGGGCGGAATGGGAATGGGGATAGGAATTGGGTTTTTAAGATTTTGCATGTGAGATCTCTGTGGAAAGAGGAGGAAAAACACGGTGATCTGGTGGAGGAGTTGGGGGTGAAATTGGAAGAAGATGGCAAAAATTGCGGTGGAGAGAATGAAGGCTGCGATGTTTGCTGCTACGACGGTGATGATGACGAAGAAAAGAAGGAATTTGATAGAGAATCGTTCTCGAAATTGCTGCGAAAGGTGCCTCTTGCTGAAGCTAGATTTTATTCGCAGATGTCTTATTTGGGGAATTTGGCTTATTCAATATCCCAAATTAAGGTATATTTGTTGCTTATTTCTTATGAATCTATCAATGTAGGAATGCTGATTGAATTGTATGATGACTATTTCATGAAGCAGCAGTTTTGGGGATTTTGGGCTAATTTTGATCTTCTTTATTGAGTTAGTCTTGATTCTTGAGGCTTTCTCCAGTAGAATTTAGGGTTGCAGAGTTTGATAGCTTTGTGATTCAACTGTTTATTTCCTGGCTACTGTTGTTAAATTGTGCGAATTTCTAAAACTTATGACAAATCATACATTGAATCCTAGCTTTGTTTGTTGTTCGAGTTGTTGATTCATAGTTGAGTTCCATCGTGCTGATTGGTTTCTGTGGAATGGTGTTGCAGCCAGGACATCTGCTGAGACACCACGGACTACGGCTTGTGACTTCATCGTTGGAGAAAAAGGAACAAGCGATGAGAATCGAGAAAGAGAAGATGTCAGCTGAAGAGAGGCAAAGAGAACTAAAGACCGCAGCTGAAGCTCAGGATGACGAATCTGATGGAACAGAGAGTGGAGATGTTGGTGAGGCGAAGGTTGATGGAATAAGACTGTATGCTGCCTATCAAATTGCAGCCACTGCGGCTTCCTATCTGCACTCACACACCAGAAGCATTCTCCGGTTGAAATCATCCAAATCGACAGTGAGTAACGAGGACTTGGCTGAGGAAACCATCAATGAGGATGTGGCCTCATTGATGGCAACCACAGACTCAGTCACAGCAGTTGTTGCTGCAAAGGAGGAAGTAAAGCAGGCCGTTGCAGATGATCTCAACTCCACGAAATCCTCACCTTGTGAGTGGTTTGTTTGTGATGATGATCAAAATGCCACGAGATTCTTTATCATACAGGTAGGGGTGTGATGCTCTCCTTGGTTTATCCACGTTGCGACTAGCTTGTTATATGTTAATGTTGCTTACTCAAACTTTCCAAATCTGTCATTTTCAGGGGTCGGAGTCGCTGGCTTCATGGAAAGCTAATCTATTGTTTGAGCCCATTCAGTTTGAGGTAATTATA harbors:
- the LOC125222195 gene encoding phospholipase A1 PLIP2, chloroplastic-like isoform X2, translating into MDALWFKAGIHAMAAPPIAAADLRLSDRPSISAVQPKNSPWGFTFRHPLRSLWPGGKNRREPAIAVDDAVLVDERDGVGEIEEEGRNGNGDRNWVFKILHVRSLWKEEEKHGDLVEELGVKLEEDGKNCGGENEGCDVCCYDGDDDEEKKEFDRESFSKLLRKPGHLLRHHGLRLVTSSLEKKEQAMRIEKEKMSAEERQRELKTAAEAQDDESDGTESGDVGEAKVDGIRLYAAYQIAATAASYLHSHTRSILRLKSSKSTVSNEDLAEETINEDVASLMATTDSVTAVVAAKEEVKQAVADDLNSTKSSPCEWFVCDDDQNATRFFIIQGSESLASWKANLLFEPIQFEGLDVLVHRGIYEAAKGIYEQMLPEIREHLKSHGEHARFHFSGHSLGGSLSLLVNLMLLIRGEAPRSSLLPVITFGSPSIMCGGDRLLSDLGLPRHHVKSITMHRDIVPRAFSCNYPNHVAEFLKAVNKNFRNLSCLNKQKVLYTPMGDFLILQPDDKFSPSHDLLPSGSGLYLLTCREADDDDEAEKQTQAAQDVFMNSPHPLEILSDRAAYGSGGSIQRDHDMNSYYKSVRNVIQLELKRIRKARRERRRKAWWPLVAPGGINAGIIVTRPSSMVRQGQLNFSGVFHTGRESLKRFSRLVASQHMHLLVVFLFPARLLILGAFSLVNLN
- the LOC125222195 gene encoding phospholipase A1 PLIP2, chloroplastic-like isoform X1, with amino-acid sequence MDALWFKAGIHAMAAPPIAAADLRLSDRPSISAVQPKNSPWGFTFRHPLRSLWPGGKNRREPAIAVDDAVLVDERDGVGEIEEEGRNGNGDRNWVFKILHVRSLWKEEEKHGDLVEELGVKLEEDGKNCGGENEGCDVCCYDGDDDEEKKEFDRESFSKLLRKVPLAEARFYSQMSYLGNLAYSISQIKPGHLLRHHGLRLVTSSLEKKEQAMRIEKEKMSAEERQRELKTAAEAQDDESDGTESGDVGEAKVDGIRLYAAYQIAATAASYLHSHTRSILRLKSSKSTVSNEDLAEETINEDVASLMATTDSVTAVVAAKEEVKQAVADDLNSTKSSPCEWFVCDDDQNATRFFIIQGSESLASWKANLLFEPIQFEGLDVLVHRGIYEAAKGIYEQMLPEIREHLKSHGEHARFHFSGHSLGGSLSLLVNLMLLIRGEAPRSSLLPVITFGSPSIMCGGDRLLSDLGLPRHHVKSITMHRDIVPRAFSCNYPNHVAEFLKAVNKNFRNLSCLNKQKVLYTPMGDFLILQPDDKFSPSHDLLPSGSGLYLLTCREADDDDEAEKQTQAAQDVFMNSPHPLEILSDRAAYGSGGSIQRDHDMNSYYKSVRNVIQLELKRIRKARRERRRKAWWPLVAPGGINAGIIVTRPSSMVRQGQLNFSGVFHTGRESLKRFSRLVASQHMHLLVVFLFPARLLILGAFSLVNLN